The sequence ATCGGATAAGCTTGTTTCTTCAATGAAGTGCTCACGGCGAGACCCTTGCAGCGGCACGGCGATCGTTTGCAATCGGACTACAGACTCGGGTCGGTCATTGCGTTTTCGGCAAAGCCCTTGTTTCGTAACAAACACGCATCGCAGTGGCCACAGGGCGTGCCTCCTGCGCCCGGATCATAACACGACAGCGTTTGTGAATAATCGACGCCAAGTGAGATGCCTTTGGCAATGATTTGTGCCTTGGTCAAATCCAGTAGCGGCGTGTGAATCTGCAGCGGGTTTTGCCCTTCGACGCCAGCTTTGGTCGCCAGATTGGCCATGGTTTGAAACGCGGTGATAAAGGCAGGACGGCAATCCGGGTACCCGCTGTAGTCCAACGCATTGACCCCAATGTAAATGTCGGTCGATTGAATCGTTTCAGCAAACGCAAGTGCGAGCGATAGAAACACGGTGTTGCGAGCGGGGACATACGTGACGGGGATCGATTCGCCAACTTCCTCGACGGCTTCGTGCTTTGGCACCCCAATCGATGCATCGGTGAGTGCCGATCCGCCGAACTGGGCCAAGTTGATGTCGACGATCCGGTGAGACGCCGCGCCGAGCGAACGGGCAAGCTGCTGAGCACGATCGAGTTCATACTCGTGGCGTTGACCATAGCGAAAGCTGATTGCATGCGTGGCAAAGCCTTCGGCATTGGCGATCGCCAGGCACGTAGCACTGTCGAGACCGCCCGAGAGAAGGACGACGGCGCTGCGTTTTTGTGGACTTGTCATCACGGTCTCCATTCGGTCCCGAAGGCTTTGGGGGCGTGCTTGTTATGGTAAAGCGTAAATGGTTGTCACAGGCTGGAAGCCTATGCTACGGTTAGTCTCGTTTGTTCCACAGTTTGCGGCCAATCGATGGGTTGTAGTTGGTCCAGTTGCCGTCGACCGAAATGTCAGATTCGATGATGTTGGTGTACGATTCAATTTTGGCATCGAGATTGTCGATGTGATGCAGCGTCAGCGCTTCCAATGTGACCGGCAATTTCGGGCTGCCGAATTCAATTTGCCCATGATGGGCGACCACAAGATGTTCAAGCTGTAGACGCAGTTCCGTGGGGAACGGATCAGAGGGAGAGTCGATCTCGCGAATTTTTTCACCAAGCATTTGGACTCCGATCACGATGTGTCCCACCAATTGCCCGCGGTCGGTGTAGGTGGCTTCGCCCTCGGACGAGATTTCTTCGAGTTTTCCTAGGTCGTGCAGGAAGGCGCCGAACATCAACAACTCGGTGTCGAGTTGCGGATAGCGGGGGCCGACCAACAAACACAGTTCCATCAGATCGAGCGTGTGTTTCAGAAGGCCGCCGGGATAGGCGTGATGATTGCTGAGCGCCGCAGCACCAATCTCTAGCCGCTGCATGAACGTGTCGTCGCTGAGAAAGGCTTGGCCGAGTCGCCGCAGGTGCACGTTGTGCAGATTGCCCAATAACTCGCTGAGCCGCGTCCGCAATCGCTGGGATTGGTCCGCATCAAATCGCTCGAATTCGGCCACATCCACTTCGCTTGCGTCCATCCGCTCGACGGCGGTGACGATCATCTGAAGCGCCCCGTTGTGGATTTGGGTTCGGCCGACGCA comes from Novipirellula caenicola and encodes:
- the queC gene encoding 7-cyano-7-deazaguanine synthase QueC, whose translation is MTSPQKRSAVVLLSGGLDSATCLAIANAEGFATHAISFRYGQRHEYELDRAQQLARSLGAASHRIVDINLAQFGGSALTDASIGVPKHEAVEEVGESIPVTYVPARNTVFLSLALAFAETIQSTDIYIGVNALDYSGYPDCRPAFITAFQTMANLATKAGVEGQNPLQIHTPLLDLTKAQIIAKGISLGVDYSQTLSCYDPGAGGTPCGHCDACLLRNKGFAENAMTDPSL
- a CDS encoding 3'-5' exoribonuclease YhaM family protein, with the protein product MNRTPISELTDGQQIAQSFRASDKQLRVNRQGGKYIILKLTDRTGTVSGMLWNADEIMFDSFDRGDYVHCVGRTQIHNGALQMIVTAVERMDASEVDVAEFERFDADQSQRLRTRLSELLGNLHNVHLRRLGQAFLSDDTFMQRLEIGAAALSNHHAYPGGLLKHTLDLMELCLLVGPRYPQLDTELLMFGAFLHDLGKLEEISSEGEATYTDRGQLVGHIVIGVQMLGEKIREIDSPSDPFPTELRLQLEHLVVAHHGQIEFGSPKLPVTLEALTLHHIDNLDAKIESYTNIIESDISVDGNWTNYNPSIGRKLWNKRD